A region of the Deltaproteobacteria bacterium genome:
TCGAATGCGCTGGGCCACGTGTACGGCGGCTTGTTTCCCGGTTTCAGGCAACAATACGGCAAACTCCTCTCCCCCCAGACGCCCCAACACGTCCACTTCCCGCAGGCAATCCTTGATGATGGAGGCCAAGTTGCGTAACGCTTCGTCACCGATGTGGTGTCCGAACGTGTCGTTGATGGACTTGAAACGGTCGGCGTCGATCATCAGGAGGCTCACGGGATGGCCGTACCGGGCGGCCCGAGCCGCCTCTCCTTTGAAGGAATCCATGAAATGCCGCCGGTTGAAGGTTTTCGTAAGATCGTCAACAGTGGCCAGGGCCTCGAGCCGACCTTGAAATCGATTCACAGTGAAAATCACAACCGCTATGATGAAACAGGTGACCAGGAATCCAACGCCCAGATTGCCGAACATCGTAACCCGTATGTTTCTCAGGGGCGCGCCCTCTCCCTGTTCCACGATCAGGAACCAGTCGAAGTCCGGAAAGTAACGGAGCGCGAGAAAGAGGCGCCGGCCGTTCCGGTCGAATTCATAGATGTGCGACTCGAACTTTTTGGTCAGGATCTCCTTTTCCAATCCTTCGATGCCTTCCATCTCGGACAGACGCGCCCTTTCGACAAGGTGGTTGTCGGGGTGCATCTGGACCAGGCCCTCCGAATCGACCATGTATACGGTTCTTTTGTATTTCTCGCGATACGACCTCAGAATGGCGCCCACCTTTTCCATATTCAGGGCGACGCCGGTAACGCCCAGAAGGAGCCCTCCGTCGCCCTCCAGACGATGGTTGATGAACACCGTCAGAGTGCCCGCCGCGGCTTCGTCCGTGTCCACATCCAAACCGAACCCGGCGCCCGATTCGATGAAGTCGTAGTACCAGACATCGTGGGCGTCCTGCGGACCCATTTTCTTCAAAATACCCGCGTAGTAATAATAGTTCCCGGTAGCCTCGGAGACAAAGAAGGAGGAAGAAAATCCATACTTGTCTTTGATCTCTTTCAAATACTTAGTAATTTTTTCCATGTCTTTCTCGCCCCCCAAAGCCCAGTCCTTGAGAAACGTGTCGTTGGCCATGAGGGAGGAAACATAGATGGGTCGCATGAGATCCCGCTGAATCTCGGAATAGATGTTGTTGCTGATCAGGGGAAGGGTTTCATCGATGATGTTCGATCGGAAGGAACCTCTGGACACAAAGTAGCTGAGGAGACTGGTGCATACAAAAGCCAGCACCAGGACGGAACTCAAGGTCAATATCAATTTGGTCCTGATGCTGACGTTTCGCATGCGTCGGTTAACCCTCGTGGATTCACAAGTCGGCCGGAAAAAGCTTGCCGGGCAGGGCCACGGCTTGCTCGAACGATGGAGGCGGCGCGAGCGAAAAGTATCCGTCCGATCCGGACCGGGTGGAGATAGGGCTGGAGACGGCTTCAATCAGTAGGGCGGACGTTCAGCGGTAGCCCTAGCCTGCATCGACCTGAAGATTACTAGATAGCGCCTGCTTATCATAGAATCAAGCCGGACGTTGAAACAAAACGAAACCGGTTTGGATTCGGCCGAGTATGACGAAGGAAGAGCGGGCCAAAGCCACCCGCTAGTGTTGAGCTGAACCAGCGGAGCTTATTTTGATCTGCTGAAGGAAACTTTAAAAAGTTTCTCTCAGACTCCTTTCAAAAT
Encoded here:
- a CDS encoding GGDEF domain-containing protein — encoded protein: MRNVSIRTKLILTLSSVLVLAFVCTSLLSYFVSRGSFRSNIIDETLPLISNNIYSEIQRDLMRPIYVSSLMANDTFLKDWALGGEKDMEKITKYLKEIKDKYGFSSSFFVSEATGNYYYYAGILKKMGPQDAHDVWYYDFIESGAGFGLDVDTDEAAAGTLTVFINHRLEGDGGLLLGVTGVALNMEKVGAILRSYREKYKRTVYMVDSEGLVQMHPDNHLVERARLSEMEGIEGLEKEILTKKFESHIYEFDRNGRRLFLALRYFPDFDWFLIVEQGEGAPLRNIRVTMFGNLGVGFLVTCFIIAVVIFTVNRFQGRLEALATVDDLTKTFNRRHFMDSFKGEAARAARYGHPVSLLMIDADRFKSINDTFGHHIGDEALRNLASIIKDCLREVDVLGRLGGEEFAVLLPETGKQAAVHVAQRIRAAVESGIIETEAGRLRLTVSVGVASAAPDSIDTKDLLKQADAAMYRAKEEGRNRVCVETEKTGNEPLS